The nucleotide sequence GCCTCGGGCGGCGCTCCCAGGACGCCGGTCAACGCGGCCACGGGGACGGCCCGATGGGCCCGAGCCGCGGCCAGCGCGTCCTCGACGCGCCTCACCAGCCGGTCGAAGGACGAGTCCTCGGCCGTGCCGAGGTGGATGGCCAGCGGCAGGGTGTGGGGGAGGTGGACAGGATGATCGGGCCTGCCCGGCGGGCAGTTGGGGTCGGCCGGCGCCCCGACCAGCAGGTCGTCGCTCGGCAGGTACCGGCCGAGGACGGCGGCGAAGGCGGCGATCAGGACGGCCTCGGGCGTCGTGCCCAGCGCGTCTGCCGCCCGGGCCGGCGCGTCGCCTGCGGCGAGGTACGCGGTGCCCGGCGGGCCGGCGCCTTCTGCGTCCGACCGCGGCGGTGCCACCGGCAGGCCCGCGTTGTCGGGCAGGCCCGCTCCGACCCGGGTCCAGTGGGCCAGGTCGGCGGGCGGCGCCTCGGTGAGGTGCGTGGGCCCGGCCCTTCCGCCGTCGGAGCGCGGGGTTGCCCTCGGGGCCCCTGCCACCAGGCGCGCGTAGCGTGCGCCGAGTGCGGCCAGGGCGTTCGGAAGGCTCCAGGCGGCGAACCCACCGGCGTGGGCGGGAAGTGCCAACTGCCATGACGAGTCGCCGAGTCGGAGCAGATGGGCGGATCCGCCGGGGCCCTGCGCGGCCACGAGATCGGCGGCGACGCGCTGCTGCCGGCCCGCGTCGAGCCGCGAGAGGTCCAGGGTCCGCAGTGACGGGCTGAGGCGGCAGGACGGGGGTCCTTCGGTGAGGGCCGCCTCCAGCGCGCCGACATCCAGCGCGCCGTCCAGACGGGCCGTGACGACCGGCATGTCGCCCGGCCTTTCCCCCGGCGCTTTCCCTGCGGGTGTGGCGCTCACCGGCCGTGCTCCGCGCCGCGGGCCGCGAGCACGTGCCCGGCCGTGCGGCTCGGGTCCGCGGACCCCGCACCTGTGACCGCGGCGGCGAGCCCCGCGACCGTCGGCGCCGACAGGAACACCCGCAGCGGGATCTCCACCCCGTGGCGGGTACGGAGGCGGTCCAGGAGGCGGGCGGTGGCCAGGGAGTCGCCGCCGAGGACGACGAAGTCGTCGTCGCGGCCGATCGTGGCGAGGCCCAGCAATTCGGCCCAGATCGCGGCGATGTCCCGCTCGACGTCGTTCTGCGGTTCGCTCCCGCGCGAGGTCTCGGCGGCACTCGTCGGCCGCGGCAGCCGGCGCCGGTCCGCCTTGCCGTTGAGGGTCCTGGGGATCTCCGCCATCCGTACGAACACCGTGGGCACGGCGGCGGGCGCCAGGTACTGCTGGGCATGGGCCCGCAGCCCCGCCTCCTGCGCGCTGCCGACGTGATAGGCGGCCAGCACGGTTCCCGGCCCGTTCGACACGGCGGCGACGGCGACGTCCCGTACCCCCTCGTGGAGCCGCAGCACGCCCTCGACCTCGTTGAGTTCGACGCGGACGCCGTTGACCTTCACCAGGCTGTCGCGCCGCCCCAGGACCTCCAGTTCGCCGTCCGGCCGTATCCGGCCGAGATCGCCTGTCCTGAAGCGGCGGCCACCGGGGTCGAAGCCGCCCTGTGCCCCTCCGAGATAGCCGGGCAGCGGGAAGGGAACCTCGATCTCGATCTCCCCGATGTCGCCCTTCGGCCCCTGCGAGCCGGGTTCAGGCCGGCCGAGGACGCGGAAGGACACGCCGGGGAGTGGCCGCCCTACCGGGACAGGCCTGGCGCTCGCGTCGTCCTCGGTGGTGCGGCGGAAGAACTTGGTCATGGTGGTCTCGGACGGACCGTAGAGGTTCACCAGTGCGGCCCGGTCGCCGAACAGCCCGCGCCACCACGCCACATCGGAGGCGTGCAGCGGCTCGCCCGCCAGCAGGGCCGCCCGCAGCCCGGACCCGGACAGGCGGTCCGGGTCGACCCGTGCGGAGCCGAGCGTGCGGAACACCGTAGGGACGCAGTGCAGGATCTCGACGCGGGCGCTCTCCAGCCAGCGGGCCAGGCCGTCGCCGACCGGGAGCGGCGAGGTGGGAGCGGCGCACACGACGCCGCCCGCGCACAGCGGCACGAAGGCGTCCCGCAGGAAGGCGTCGAAGCCGGGCGAGGTGAGCTGGGACACCCGGGTGCCGGTGGTGGCACCGAACTCGGCGATCTCCCAGGCGACGAAGTGGTGTACGGCGCGCAGGCTGCCGCGGATGCCCTTGGGGCGGCCGGTCGTACCGGAGGTGAAGTACACGTAACCGCGGTCGGCGACGCCGGAGTCGATCCAGTCGTCGGCCGCCCACCGACCTGACGCCACCTCGTCCGGACGGAGGATCTGGAGCGCGTCCGCGGCCGCCGCCGCACGGAGCCGGGCCGCGGACTCCTCGTCGGCCACGGCGGCGCCGGGGCGGAGGGTGTCGAGTATCGCGTCGAGGACGCCCGTGGGGGTGTCGGCCGAAATCGGGGCGAACGTCCGCCCGGTCGCCATGCATCCGAGCATGGTGGCGATCACCTCGGCTGGGTCGGCGGACATCAGGAGCACCGGCGGCGCTTCGGGGCCCTGCCCGCCCAGCCGTGCCTGGTAGCCGGCGACCCGTCCGGCCAGCTCGGCATAGCTGATCTCGCGGTCAGCGGTGGCGATCGCGCACGCGGGGCCGAGCCGGGCGAGCTGGCGTGCCCACGTGCTCAGGATGGTCGACTCGGTCGTCATAGCACTCCGTCCCTGATCTGTCGGGCCACAAGGGCCATGGGGTCGATGCTGGGCAGGACCGCCGACCGTCCGGCCGCCTCGATCGCCCTTGTCACCAGGTGCAGTTCCGTACAGCCCGCGATGAACGAGGAGACCCCGTACCGGGGCAGCACCCGCTCGACGAAGCGGACGGCGCTGCCCGCGTCGGCGTCGCGTTTGAGCTGGTAGAGGCGCCGGTGCAGCCGGGCCTGGTCGGCCTCGTCGGGCAGCACCACCCGCCCGCTCAGCTCGGCCCAGCGCTCGTGCCCGGTGAACACCCCGCTGCTGCGGCTGCCGTCGGTACACAGCAGGAGGTGCCGCTCCGGGCGCAGCGCCAGCTCGTCGAAGACGAGATCAACCAGGGACACACAGCGGGACTTCATCGGCGGCGGCAGCAGCCGCACGGCGTGATGCGCGGTGACGCAGGCGACGACCACCCGGTAGGCGCCGGCCGCGAGCAGCTGGCCGACGGAGCGCTCCAGCGAGTCCGCGACCGCGCGCAGCCGACCGGCGCTGATGGCCGCGGTGCGGTCGTCCACGGCCGGATCGGACCACAGCAGGATGCGCGGGGCGCGCTGTTCGACCGCGGGCGGGTCCAACCGGTAGATGGTGCTGAGCAGTTCGGCCGAGGCCAGCGGGCCCATCCCGCCGACCACACCGATCAGCGGGAGTCCGGCCCCTGCCTCGGGGTCGTGCGGCTCGTTCCGTGGCAGCAGGCGCGGTCCTGCGTCCGCGTGATGCGTCATCCCAGGCACGGCAGTTCGAACTCCTCCACGAAGAGGGCGAATGTGGCGGCGACCATCAGGTAGTCGGTGTCCAGGTGCGGGTGGACCTGGTGGGCGCCCGCCCGTTGGCGCTCGACGAGGGAGGCGATCGTGCCCGGGTCGAAGTAGCCCTGGCGGCGGACCGTCGCAGGGGACAGCAGCTCGGCGAACCATTCGGAGCCGAGCAGGTCGGTACTGGTGTGCCCGCGGAAACCGAACTTCTGCCGGCGCAGCACCTCGGGGGGCACAAGACCGGCGGAGGCGCGGTGCAGCACCGCCTTCTCCTGCCCGTCGCGCACCATCAGCGACGGCGGGATCCGGGTGGCGTACTCCACGACGTCCCGGGCGAGGAAGGGGAAGCGCATCTCGACGGCGTTGGCCAGGGCCATGCGGTCGCCGTGGTCGCCCAGCAGATGGTCCGAGAGGCGGAGCCGGAAGTCCAGGTACGAGCGCTGGTGCAGCGGGTGGCGGCCGGTCAGCCGGGCGGGGTCGACGAGGCGCTCGGTGGTCACGGCGAAGGTGTCGAGGCCGGCCGCCAGGTCGGGGCTGTAGACCGGCCGGCGGCGCTCCAGTGCGGCGGCCTGATCCTGCTCGTAGCGCAGATCCAGGCCGAACATGCGCCGGTTGGCCTCCCCCTCCAACTGCTCTTCCAGCAGGTCGCGCGGCGCGGCGGGGCCGGCGGGCGTGCCGCCGGGGCCGCCCGCGTCGAAGCGGTAGCCGGGGTAGCCGCCGAACAGCTCGTCGGCGCCCTCGCCGCTGAGGACGGCGCGGGTCCCGCTCGCGCGGGCCCGCCGCGACAGCAGGTAGGAACACACGTTGTAGGACTCGCGGACGGGGCACTCGGCGTGCCTGACCATCGAGCGCAGGACGTCCACAGCGGCCTGGTCGTCGAGGTGCACCTCGTGGTGGCGGGTGCCCAGCTTCCCCGCGACCAGGCGCTGGTGCTCCGCCTCGTCGAACGAGCCGCCGGGGAACGAGACGGAATAGCTGGGCCATGCGTGCTCGGGGCGGGCCGCTGCCATCAGCCCGCCGATCAGACTGGAGTCAAGGCCCCCGCTGAGGTAGAAGCCGACCGGCACGTCGGAGTCCAGACGCGATTCCACCGACTCCTCTAGCAGTTGGCGTACGCGTCCGGCGTGGTGGTCGAGTTCGGCGTCGGCATCGGACCACGGGCGGTCGAGATCGGTCTCCAGCGGGTAGTCGAGTTCCCAGTACAACTCCTTGCGGAGTCCGCCGCGTTCGGCGGTGATCAGCTCGCCGGGGCGGACGGAAGAGACGCCCTCGAACATGGTCCGCGGGCTGACCAGACCGGGCAGCGACAGCACCTGGTCGAGGCCGCGCAGGTCCACCGCGCGCGGTACCCGCGGGTGCCGCAGCAGGCTCTTGACCTCCGAGGCGAACACCAACTCCTCGCCGACGTGGGCGTAGAACAGCGGGATGACCCCGCAGCGGTCGCGGCACAGCAGCAACCGCCGCTTGCGCCGGTCGTAGAGTGCGAACGCGAACTGCCCGTCCACGTGCTCGGTCAGGCCAGGTCCGTACTCCTCGTAGAGATGCACCAGCACCTCCGTGTCGGAGTGGGACCGGAAGCGGTGGCCCTTGCGTTGCAACCGGTCGCGCAGCTCGCGGTGGTTGAAGATCTCACCGTTGCACACCGAGACCACGGAGCCGTCCGTGTTGGTGTGCGGCTGACGGCCGCCCTCCAGGTCGATCAGCGCGAGCCGCCGGAAACCCAGGGCCACGGGCCCGTCCGCGAACGATCCGTCGGAGTCGGGGCCGCGGTGGGCCAACTCGGCCGCCATCGCGGCGACGTTCTCGGGGCGCGGGGAGGCTCCGTCGAGCCCGAATACACCTGCTATTCCGCACATGTGAAAGGTCCTCGCCTTAATTGCCGTGTTCCGGCCGGCTGATTCATTCCGCATTCTTCACGTGTCGGTAATCATCTGCGGCAAGCCTAGGAGTGACCGGCTTGAAAGGTCAATGAAGAAAGGGCTGTTCGAAAGTGCAGTCTTTGCCCTGTACGGAAGTCGTGGGGCGATGTTGTTCCTGCGGCGGGGGGAAAACCCCTGCCCACGGCCTAGGCTCGTAGAGCGTAGACCACGTGCCGACGACCGCGAAAGTGGACACGAGATGCGAATTCTTGGCTACAGCGGAATGCACAACGGAACAGACTTCAAGAGGCGGGCATTTCCCGACGCGGACCCGCGAATTCAGCGGTTCGCGCAGGGCTACGAGTCGGCTGCCGCCCTGGTGGTGGACGGCGAGACCGTCGCGGCCGCGGCAGAGGAGCGATTCACCGGCGAAAAGACCACGGGGGCGTTTCCCGTCAACGCGATCCGGTACTGCCTGGCGGAAGCCGGCCTCAAACTGGACGACATCGACCGGCTGGCGCACGGCTTCGCCTACCGCCCGTCGGGCCTGCCCGGCGAGCCCGCACTCTCCGCGGCGCGCTACCGCGAGGTCTACTCCAAGGAGGCGCAGCTGCGCTGGGCCGAGGAGTTCCTCCCCGGCCGCTCCTGGGACGAGCGCTTCACCCCGGTCCCGCACCACCTGGCACACGCCGCGAGCACCTTCTACCCGAGCGGCTTCGACCGCTCGCTCGTCGTCGTCAGCGACGGCATGGGGGAGACCGAGAGCCTCAGCGTCTTCCTGGGCGCAGGCGACCGGCTCGAACCCGTCTCCACCATCCCCGCGATGCACTCCATCGGCATCCTGTACGCGCTGCTGACGCACCACCTCGGGTTCGTCCCCTTCATGGACGAGTACAAGGTGATGGGTCTCGCCCCCTTCGGCGACGCCAAGCGGTACTTCGACACCTTCGCCGAGCTGGTTCAGCTGCGCGACGACGGGAGCTACACCGTCCCGCTGCTGGCCCGGGACCGGACCGCCGAGGAGCAGGAGACCCACGACGGTGTGCTCCGGGAGCTGGCGAAACGGCTCGGCCCCGCCAGGAAGCCCGGCGCCGAGGTCAGCCGCGAGCACATCGACATCGCCGCCGCCCTGCAGGCGACCATCGAGAGCTCCCTGCTGCACGTGCTGCGCGCTGCCCGCGAGCAGACGGGGGAGCGCCGGCTGTGCCTGGCCGGAGGTGTCGCGCTCAACTGCTCGGCCAACGGACTCGTCTCGCGCAGCCGCCTCTTCGACGACATCTTCGTGCAGCCCGCCGCCAGTGACGACGGCAGCGCCCTGGGCGCCGCCCTCCAGGCGGACGCGACAGCCTCGGCGCGCGCCGGCCGGATGGCCATGCCCTTCTGGGGCCCCGGGTTCTCCGACGAGGAACTGGCCGCAGCCGCCGGCGCGCCCGAGGGGTGCACCGTCCGGCACATCGGCACCACGGGCAACGCCGAAAGCGCCGGCACCGCCGACATCACACTCGACGGCGACCGTGAACTCGCTGAACACGTAGCCGAGTTGCTGGAGGAGGGCCTGATCGTCGCCTGGTTCCAGGGCCGGATGGAATTCGGGCCGCGTGCCCTGGGCAACCGCAGCATCCTCGCCGACCCCCGTCAGGAAGGCATGCGGGACCGGATCAACGCGGTGGTCAAGGAGCGGGAGAGCTTCCGGCCCTTCGCCCCCGCCGTACGGGTGGAGGACGCCGCCGACTACTTCGACATCGCCCCCGGCTCCGAGCACCGCTACGCCCACATGCTGTTCGTCACCAGCACCCGCGCCGAGCACCGCGCCGGGCTCGGCGCCGTCACGCACGTGGACGGCACCGCCCGTGTGCAGACCGTACGGGCCGAGGACAACCGCCGCTTCTGGGAGCTGATCGGCGCGTTCGGCCGGCGCACCGGAACGTCCGTCGTCCTCAACACGTCCTTCAACCTCAAGGGCCAGCCGGTCATCGCCACCCCCGAGGAGGCACTGAGGACCTTCCTGCGCTCCAAGCTGGACGCCCTGGTCCTGGGCCGCACGGTCATCCGGAAGGAGGCGCGCCGCGATGCCCGGTGACCTTGCCCGCCGCACCCGGGTGAGCCTCCCGTACGACCGCCCCCGGCCCCCGGTGCCCCAGTACCTGCGGGAGACGACGAGCACCGACCCCACCACCGGGAGCCTGCTCGCGAAGGCCGCCGCGCAGAACGGCGCGTCCCCGGCCGCAGTCGCCGTCGCCGCGGTCGCCGCCGTCCTCGGCGAGCGGACCCGCACGTCCCGGATTCCGCTCGCCGTCGCCGCTCCCGAGACCGGGCCCGGCCTGCGCGCCGTGACCGTCGACGCCGCCGACCCGCTCGCCGCCGTCGTCGCGCTCGCCACCGTCGAAGCCGGCCTGGCAGCCGCCGCGCCGCCCGGACAGGACGCGGGCGTCGCCGTCCTCGTCCTTGCCGAGTCGGGCGGTGCCGGACCGTCCGACCTCGACCACGATCTCGCCGACCGCGACCTGGTGCTCACCTTCACCCCCGAAGGCCCGGCGCACTGCTCGTTCGACCGCGATCTCTACGAAGCGGCCGGCGTGGACGCGTTCTGCGCCGACGTGGGGCGGGCGCTCCAGCGGCTGCTGGACAGCCCGGACCTCCCCCTGGTCGACGACCCCGCCGCCCTCGGCGCCGGGGCCCCGCAGGAGGAGCAGCCCCACCCCGGTCCCGAAGCGGCCCAGGCACCCGCCCGCGCACTCACCCCGGCCGAACGCGCACTCGCCGAGGTCTGGGCCGAGGTCCTCGGCACCGACGCGCACCACATCGGCGCCGCCTCCGACTTCTTCGCCCTCGGCGGCCACTCCCTCCTCGCCGCGCGCGCAGCCATGCGCGCCGGTCGCCTGCTCGGCGTCGAGATCGCCGTCGAGGACGTCTTCCGCGCCCCCACTCTCGGCGAACTGGCCGTCTTCGTCGACCAGGGCGCCCGCGCGCCCCTGGCACCGCCCATCCCGCCCGCCCCGCAGGACGGGCCGCTGCCGCTGGCCCCCAGCCAGAGCGGCATCTGGTACGCGGAACAGGCCGCCCCCGGCACCTCCCGCTACCACGTGCCGATCGCGTGGGAGCTGACCGGCCAGGTCGATCCCGACGCGCTGCGCCGGGCCCTGGAAGAGGTGATCGAGCGTCACGAACCGCTGCGCACGGCCGTCCTCGACGCCGGCGGCAGCGACGGCCCCCGCCAAAGTG is from Streptomyces sp. NBC_00370 and encodes:
- a CDS encoding non-ribosomal peptide synthetase; protein product: MTTESTILSTWARQLARLGPACAIATADREISYAELAGRVAGYQARLGGQGPEAPPVLLMSADPAEVIATMLGCMATGRTFAPISADTPTGVLDAILDTLRPGAAVADEESAARLRAAAAADALQILRPDEVASGRWAADDWIDSGVADRGYVYFTSGTTGRPKGIRGSLRAVHHFVAWEIAEFGATTGTRVSQLTSPGFDAFLRDAFVPLCAGGVVCAAPTSPLPVGDGLARWLESARVEILHCVPTVFRTLGSARVDPDRLSGSGLRAALLAGEPLHASDVAWWRGLFGDRAALVNLYGPSETTMTKFFRRTTEDDASARPVPVGRPLPGVSFRVLGRPEPGSQGPKGDIGEIEIEVPFPLPGYLGGAQGGFDPGGRRFRTGDLGRIRPDGELEVLGRRDSLVKVNGVRVELNEVEGVLRLHEGVRDVAVAAVSNGPGTVLAAYHVGSAQEAGLRAHAQQYLAPAAVPTVFVRMAEIPRTLNGKADRRRLPRPTSAAETSRGSEPQNDVERDIAAIWAELLGLATIGRDDDFVVLGGDSLATARLLDRLRTRHGVEIPLRVFLSAPTVAGLAAAVTGAGSADPSRTAGHVLAARGAEHGR
- a CDS encoding aspartate/glutamate racemase family protein yields the protein MTHHADAGPRLLPRNEPHDPEAGAGLPLIGVVGGMGPLASAELLSTIYRLDPPAVEQRAPRILLWSDPAVDDRTAAISAGRLRAVADSLERSVGQLLAAGAYRVVVACVTAHHAVRLLPPPMKSRCVSLVDLVFDELALRPERHLLLCTDGSRSSGVFTGHERWAELSGRVVLPDEADQARLHRRLYQLKRDADAGSAVRFVERVLPRYGVSSFIAGCTELHLVTRAIEAAGRSAVLPSIDPMALVARQIRDGVL
- the asnB gene encoding asparagine synthase (glutamine-hydrolyzing), which gives rise to MCGIAGVFGLDGASPRPENVAAMAAELAHRGPDSDGSFADGPVALGFRRLALIDLEGGRQPHTNTDGSVVSVCNGEIFNHRELRDRLQRKGHRFRSHSDTEVLVHLYEEYGPGLTEHVDGQFAFALYDRRKRRLLLCRDRCGVIPLFYAHVGEELVFASEVKSLLRHPRVPRAVDLRGLDQVLSLPGLVSPRTMFEGVSSVRPGELITAERGGLRKELYWELDYPLETDLDRPWSDADAELDHHAGRVRQLLEESVESRLDSDVPVGFYLSGGLDSSLIGGLMAAARPEHAWPSYSVSFPGGSFDEAEHQRLVAGKLGTRHHEVHLDDQAAVDVLRSMVRHAECPVRESYNVCSYLLSRRARASGTRAVLSGEGADELFGGYPGYRFDAGGPGGTPAGPAAPRDLLEEQLEGEANRRMFGLDLRYEQDQAAALERRRPVYSPDLAAGLDTFAVTTERLVDPARLTGRHPLHQRSYLDFRLRLSDHLLGDHGDRMALANAVEMRFPFLARDVVEYATRIPPSLMVRDGQEKAVLHRASAGLVPPEVLRRQKFGFRGHTSTDLLGSEWFAELLSPATVRRQGYFDPGTIASLVERQRAGAHQVHPHLDTDYLMVAATFALFVEEFELPCLG
- a CDS encoding carbamoyltransferase family protein — translated: MHNGTDFKRRAFPDADPRIQRFAQGYESAAALVVDGETVAAAAEERFTGEKTTGAFPVNAIRYCLAEAGLKLDDIDRLAHGFAYRPSGLPGEPALSAARYREVYSKEAQLRWAEEFLPGRSWDERFTPVPHHLAHAASTFYPSGFDRSLVVVSDGMGETESLSVFLGAGDRLEPVSTIPAMHSIGILYALLTHHLGFVPFMDEYKVMGLAPFGDAKRYFDTFAELVQLRDDGSYTVPLLARDRTAEEQETHDGVLRELAKRLGPARKPGAEVSREHIDIAAALQATIESSLLHVLRAAREQTGERRLCLAGGVALNCSANGLVSRSRLFDDIFVQPAASDDGSALGAALQADATASARAGRMAMPFWGPGFSDEELAAAAGAPEGCTVRHIGTTGNAESAGTADITLDGDRELAEHVAELLEEGLIVAWFQGRMEFGPRALGNRSILADPRQEGMRDRINAVVKERESFRPFAPAVRVEDAADYFDIAPGSEHRYAHMLFVTSTRAEHRAGLGAVTHVDGTARVQTVRAEDNRRFWELIGAFGRRTGTSVVLNTSFNLKGQPVIATPEEALRTFLRSKLDALVLGRTVIRKEARRDAR